In the genome of Nonlabens sp. MB-3u-79, one region contains:
- a CDS encoding aldo/keto reductase family oxidoreductase: MEIKTKLAANLEVSRIVLGMWRLLDWNKTDQELLSFIQESIETGVSTFDHADIYGNHECEAAFGKVMKNESALRDQMQLVTKCGIKLNTSKFPERKVKYYDYSASYIVSQVEESLKNLQTDYIDVLLLHRPSPFFNPEEVAKAFDQLKSSGKVLHFGVSNFLPLQLESLQAYVEEPLVTNQIEISAYSLEHFENQNLDYLISKKIRPMAWSPLAGGELLTPKTEKGARLLQAVKIVAQELGVSQTEQILYQWLLMHPSGIIPILGTGKIERIQTAVDSFQIKMSLEQWFQIYIASTGKELP; this comes from the coding sequence ATGGAGATAAAGACAAAGCTTGCCGCAAATTTAGAAGTATCAAGAATCGTTCTGGGAATGTGGCGTTTGCTCGACTGGAATAAAACCGATCAAGAATTACTTTCTTTTATTCAAGAGTCTATAGAAACTGGAGTAAGCACTTTTGATCATGCTGATATTTATGGAAATCATGAATGTGAAGCGGCTTTTGGAAAAGTGATGAAAAATGAAAGCGCATTGCGCGACCAAATGCAGCTGGTTACTAAATGTGGCATCAAACTCAACACCAGTAAATTTCCAGAGCGCAAAGTGAAATATTACGATTACAGCGCCTCTTACATTGTTTCTCAAGTAGAAGAATCCCTTAAAAACCTGCAAACCGATTATATAGATGTGTTGTTATTGCACCGACCATCACCTTTTTTTAATCCTGAAGAAGTGGCAAAAGCTTTTGATCAATTAAAGTCTAGCGGTAAAGTGCTTCATTTTGGGGTTTCTAATTTTCTCCCATTGCAATTGGAGTCCTTGCAAGCCTATGTGGAGGAACCACTGGTCACGAACCAAATCGAGATTTCTGCTTACTCTTTGGAGCATTTTGAAAACCAAAACCTAGATTACCTGATCTCCAAAAAAATACGTCCTATGGCCTGGTCGCCTCTTGCTGGTGGTGAACTTCTAACTCCCAAAACCGAGAAAGGAGCCAGACTGCTTCAAGCCGTAAAAATAGTAGCTCAAGAACTAGGGGTTTCCCAAACGGAACAAATCTTGTACCAATGGCTATTGATGCATCCATCTGGCATCATTCCCATATTGGGAACTGGTAAGATCGAGCGCATTCAAACAGCCGTAGACTCCTTCCAAATTAAAATGTCACTAGAGCAATGGTTTCAAATTTATATTGCTTCGACGGGTAAAGAATTGCCTTAG
- a CDS encoding 3-ketoacyl-ACP reductase, producing the protein MQDLKGKNAIITGGNRGLGKATAIAFAKEGINVAITGRDEVALKATVSELEHLGVQATYAVFDLGNYKEVQKHIKTLVSDLGGVDILVNNAGIAAFGTLNDMDVDRWSQIIQTNLMGMYYITKEVLPYLIDQNHGDIINVSSTAGLSGNASTSAYSASKFAVIGMSESLMKEVRKNNIRVCTLTPSTIATDMAVDLGIADKDSEDSVLQPEDFAELVVAGLKLPRRAMLKAASLWSTNP; encoded by the coding sequence ATGCAAGATTTAAAAGGTAAAAATGCGATCATCACAGGGGGTAACCGTGGTTTAGGAAAAGCTACAGCAATAGCATTTGCTAAAGAGGGAATAAACGTAGCCATTACTGGTAGAGATGAAGTAGCTTTAAAAGCAACGGTTAGCGAGTTAGAACATCTAGGTGTCCAGGCCACTTATGCCGTGTTTGATTTAGGTAATTATAAAGAGGTTCAAAAGCATATCAAAACCTTAGTTTCTGATTTGGGTGGTGTAGATATTCTAGTAAACAATGCGGGTATTGCGGCTTTTGGTACGCTCAACGATATGGATGTGGACCGGTGGAGTCAGATCATACAGACCAACCTTATGGGAATGTATTATATCACTAAAGAAGTCCTGCCTTATTTGATCGATCAAAATCACGGTGACATTATCAACGTTTCTTCTACCGCAGGATTGAGTGGTAATGCCAGTACCTCGGCTTATTCGGCTTCTAAATTTGCAGTAATCGGGATGTCAGAATCCTTGATGAAAGAAGTACGTAAAAACAATATCAGAGTTTGTACGCTTACACCTAGCACCATTGCAACAGACATGGCGGTAGATTTAGGAATAGCAGATAAAGATTCTGAAGACAGTGTATTACAACCAGAAGATTTTGCCGAGTTAGTAGTAGCAGGATTAAAACTACCTAGAAGAGCCATGCTTAAAGCTGCTTCTCTTTGGTCCACAAATCCGTAG